From the Micromonospora echinofusca genome, the window GCAGTTCCACCCGGAGAAGTCCGCCGACACCGGTGCCGCGCTGCTGCGTAACTGGCTCGCCACGCTCCCCACCGGTGACTGAGCGCCGCCCCGCTGCGGCGGGCCCGCTCCGGCCCGCCGCCGGCCGTCCCTCCGCCCGCCCACGGTCGACCGGATTGCCGCGCCGCGTGTCCGGCGGCGTCCGGCAGTTCCAGGCGGGCGTCGGGCCAGACCTGCGCCGGCGGGGCACGACGTGAGCAAGGAGCGGGCCCGGCGCCGGGCGGCCCGGGAGGCGGAGGCCGCCCGGCAGCGGGTCGTCCGTGAGCGGCGGGTGGCCCGGCGGTCGCGACGCCGGGCGCTGCTGCGCCGGATGACGCCGTCGTTGCGCCGGGGGCGGACGGGCCGGCTGCCCCGGCACAGCCGCGGCGAACGCGCCGCCATCGTGCTGCTGACCCTGGCGGCGATGATGCTGATCTGGACGTTCGTCGACGACCTGGCGCTGCGGATCGCGCTGGTCGTGCTGTTGCTGCTCGTACTGCCGGCGATCGTGGTGATCGCCCTGGACCGTCGCACTTGATATTTCGAGGAGAAATACCGTGAGCCTCACCCTGTTGCCCGCCGTGGACGTCGCCGACGGCCAGGCCGTCCGACTCGTGCAGGGCGCCGCCGGCAGCGAGACGACGTACGGCGACCCGCTGGAGGCCGCGCTGGCCTGGCAGCGGGACGGCGCCGAGTGGATCCACCTGGTCGACCTCGACGCCGCCTTCGGTCGGGGCTCCAACGCGCACCTGCTGGCCGAGGTGGTGCGGCAGCTCGACGTGAAGGTGGAGCTGTCCGGCGGCATCCGCGACGACGAGTCGTTGCACGCCGCGCTCGGCACCGGCGCCGCCCGGGTCAACATCGGCACCGCCGCCCTGGAGGACCCCGTCTGGTGCGACCGGGTGTGCGGGGAGTACGGCGACCGGGTGGCGATCGGGCTGGACGTGCGGGGCCGTACCCTCTCGGCCCGGGGCTGGACCCGCGACGGCGGCGACCTGTTCGAGGTGCTGGAGCGGTTGGACAAGGCGGGCGCGACGCGCTACGTCGTCACGGACATCACCAAGGACGGCACAATGCGCGGGCCGAACCTGGACCTGCTGCGCGAGGTCTGCGCCCGCACCGACGCCCCGGTGATCGCCTCCGGCGGCGTCTCCACCCTGGACGACCTGCGGGCGCTGGCCACCCTGGAGCCGATCGGGGTCGAGGGCGTGATCGCCGGCAAGGCCCTGTACGCGGGCGCCTTCACGGTGGCGCAGGCGCTGGAAACCCTGGCGACGGCGTGACCGTCACGCGGCTCGGCTCGGGCGGCCCGTGGGAGTCGGTGTACGGCTACTGCCGGGTGGTCCGGGCTGGCGACCTGGCCTGGACGGCCGGCTGCACCTCCACGGTGGACGGCGCGGTCACCCACGTCGGCGACGCGGCGGCGCAGACCGCCCAGGCGCTGCGGATCGGGCTGGACGCGTTGGCCGAGGTGGGCGCGGAGCCCGGCGACGTGGTGCGCACCAGGATGTACGTGACGGACCGCACGTACGCCGACGAGGTCGGCCGGGCGCACAACGCGGTCTTCGGCGCGGTCCGTCCGGCGGCCACGATGGTGGTGGTGGCCGGTCTGCTCCACCCGGACCACCTGGTGGAGGTGGAGTTGGAGGCGTTTCTCGGCGACCGCTGAGCCGGCGGGCGCGGCGGTGGCGGCGGTGCAGTCGCGGCCCGCCGTGGCGGCGGTGGCGCGGGTCACCGCGCGCCCCGGTCGGTTGTGTGCAATCTAATTGCGCGCTACGTTTTTCCGGTGACCGACCATCTGGTGCTGCGCCGGCAGGTGTGCTTCGCGCTCTACGCCGCGTCGCGCGCCCTCACCGACGTCTACCGGCCCGTCCTCGACGAGTTCGGCCTGACCTACCCGCAGTACCTGGTGCTGCTGGTGCTCTGGGAGCGCGACGACGCCCCCACGGTCTCCGAGCTGGGCGCCGCGCTGCGGCTGGATTCCGGCACGCTCTCGCCGTTGCTCAAGCGGTTGGAGGGGGCGGGGCTGGTCGTCCGGACGCGCTCGGCGCGCGACGAGCGGCGGGTGGAGGTGGGCCTGACCGGCGACGGGCGGGCCCTGCGGCAGCGGATGGAGGAGGTGCCGCTGCGGGTCGCCCGCGCCACGGGCCTCACCGACGCGGAGCTGGTCGAACTGCGCGACACCCTCACCCGGGTCACCGAGACGATCCACCGACAGAAGGAGCAGTGACCATCATGCAGGTGCTCTACACCGCGTCCGCCCGGGCCACCGGGGACGGTCGGGACGGCCACGTCCGCACCTCCGACGGCACCGTCGACCTTGACCTGGCCGTGCCGAAGGA encodes:
- the priA gene encoding bifunctional 1-(5-phosphoribosyl)-5-((5-phosphoribosylamino)methylideneamino)imidazole-4-carboxamide isomerase/phosphoribosylanthranilate isomerase PriA, which produces MSLTLLPAVDVADGQAVRLVQGAAGSETTYGDPLEAALAWQRDGAEWIHLVDLDAAFGRGSNAHLLAEVVRQLDVKVELSGGIRDDESLHAALGTGAARVNIGTAALEDPVWCDRVCGEYGDRVAIGLDVRGRTLSARGWTRDGGDLFEVLERLDKAGATRYVVTDITKDGTMRGPNLDLLREVCARTDAPVIASGGVSTLDDLRALATLEPIGVEGVIAGKALYAGAFTVAQALETLATA
- a CDS encoding RidA family protein, with product MTVTRLGSGGPWESVYGYCRVVRAGDLAWTAGCTSTVDGAVTHVGDAAAQTAQALRIGLDALAEVGAEPGDVVRTRMYVTDRTYADEVGRAHNAVFGAVRPAATMVVVAGLLHPDHLVEVELEAFLGDR
- a CDS encoding MarR family winged helix-turn-helix transcriptional regulator, which codes for MTDHLVLRRQVCFALYAASRALTDVYRPVLDEFGLTYPQYLVLLVLWERDDAPTVSELGAALRLDSGTLSPLLKRLEGAGLVVRTRSARDERRVEVGLTGDGRALRQRMEEVPLRVARATGLTDAELVELRDTLTRVTETIHRQKEQ